The sequence GAGAAGGAAACGTTTTTTAAGGCAATATTCATAATAATGGATTCTATCGGTCGGCCCTTCGACAAGCTCAGGGACCTTCCTCCAGAATGACAGAAAACGGAGTAATACCACAAAGCAGTGCTATAACGGCCAAACAATAAACAAACACGACAACATCTTGAACATGGAACCCGATTTTGACAATGCAACTGCGTCTCGTTTCTGGCGAAAGTCCGCGCGTCGTCGCCGCCACCGAAAGTTCATCCCCGATTTTCGTGAGTGACACCAGCAGCGGAATAAGTCTGTATTCCAAAATGGCAAGCGGGTTCTTTAATGTCCGCAGGCTGAACAGGCGAATGCCCCGCATGCGCATTGCATTCCCGATATCGCGGGCTTCATCGAATACGGTCGGGAAAAAGCGAATCATCACCGCCAAGGGAATCGTCACTTTGTTAGGAATATGCATCTTCGACATTCCTGCCATGAATTCGTTTACCTTGGTAGTCGTCATGACATAGTAAAAAATAACGCTTATCGGCATCACATGCGAAACAAGCATCATTGTCGAGACAAACAGCGTGCCCGCGAGCCCGACATCCATTGTTTTTAAATAATCAAAACTGAATGCAGATATTGCGTACAAGAAAGAAAAGAGCAGGGAAAACCGCCATCTTTTTTCAAGCACCAATAAAACCGCCGGCAAAACAACAATCATGGCGCCGTAAATCACTGGCGCGGAAAGAATGATGCTGTTTCCCGCAATCGTTAAGAACAGTTTTGTCCGAGGGTCCAATTTCACCGGGCAAGACCGATCCGTTCGAAATGCTTTTTCATGATGCGGCGAGCCACGAGTCCACCGATAACGGCACCCAAGATGCCGAAGGTGTAAATTCCGACCAGGGGCCAGATACTGTTAGAAAGTTCCGCCAACTTCGCAACGTAACCTTCGTCGCACATGCCACGGATATATTCTAGATATTCCTCGGTATAAAGCCAAAGCGGAAGCATCATCGAAGAACTCATTAGGCTCATGACAATGTTTGCCATGTACAAGCCAGCAAAATTTTTCCCTATGATTTTCAGAATTGTTCCCGACAGTAGCCCAACTGCAAGGCTTATCGCAAACATGATAACGCTCTGACCCATCACTAACATTGCGCCCCCGAAAATGCCGCAGAAAAGCATGCAGCACAGAATCGGCCTTTCTATTTTCGAATAAAACAGGAACATGGGAACGCTCGTCACAAGCGCGATACTCGCGGTCGAAAAAACAATAAGGGCAGGAATGTAGCCGATGCTCGACGACATAAAACCTAGCACGATATAAAGTGCCGAAAATATGCCTACGTTCACCAGATCGCGGATCAAGGTGTTCGAAGATTTTTTTCCAGTCGTTCTAACGTCACTCATAAAAGTCTCCATTAGCAAACAATTGCACGCCAAATAGAGTTTTTCGATGCACTTTTTTCTACTCCATTTAGACAGAAAAAGGACCGCGGCTATTGCCACAGTCCCCTTTTCGAGCATCATGAGAGGCTATTAGAAGCTGAACACCGTTTCAAGGCCGAAACGCAGCACATCGTCGTCTTCGTTATCCTGCACGGCGACATCCACCATGCCGAAGGCCGTGAGTTCCAGGTTTTCGATCGGAGTGATGTAGATGCGGCCACCGACATCGAATGTTGCAGCGGCCTTGTTGTCGTCATCCAAGGTGTGCGTGTGATATTCTACAGGGATACCGAGCTTGATGAATTCAGCAATCTTGAAAGCCGGTTCGGCATACACGAAGAAGTATTCCGGAATTTCGCCGTTGTCAAGATCGCTTGCATCTTCGGCGGCATCGCCCCTGTCAACAATGGCATAGAAGGCAGTCGTCTTGATATCGAACATACCCACTTCGAAAGTCGGTTCAGCCAAGAACGTGTGAGCGGTAGAAGTCCAATCCTGGCCTTCCACGACATCGCCGTCGTCACCCAGGTAGTCGGCATGGAAACCATACACAGCCCTGAAGCCAAAGCCACCGATAGAGAGGCCCGCTTCGACACCGGCATGGAGTTCGTTATGCTGAACGCTCTGATAGCTCTTGTAGTCCACATACGGACGCAAGTGCTGACCGGCGTAGTCGAATTCGTAGGCGGCATGCACGTCGTAAACCTTGGCACCTTCTTCGTCGGCCCAGTCGTTATCGCCGCTGCCAAAGCCGAAGCCAAGGATAAAGCCTGCGAGGTCGATTTCAAGACCGCGGATGTCGTGTTCCTTCATGCCTGCGGCATTGTCGGCAGGATCGTCGTAGTCATAGTAGGCGACGAATGCACCTTCCGAGAAGGTCAGGTCACCCAGCTTGACCGCGAAGAAATCAGCCGGCTGATACTGAATGTAGGCGCCATTGTAAATGGATGCCGGGTCAGTCGTTTCGCCATCGGCTTCGAGGCCAACAAATGCAGACCACTTTTCGTTGAACTTGACTTCAAAATTCAGGTCGAAGGTAGAAGCGTAGGAATGGTTCAGATCATCGTCTTTCCAGACATTGCCCGTGTAGGCATCAAATTCAACTTCACCATTATACTTGACTTCCATCTGTGCTTCCGAAGTGCCTTCGTTCATGCTAGCCTTGAGCATGTCAAGTGCGTTTCCAGCGGCATCAGCGACTTCGCCCGGATTCGTATTTTCGGCAGGAGCAGATTCAGTCACTTCGGCAGGCTCAGTGACCTTGTCGGTTGGTGAGCTTGTCGAACCATCGGCAGGAGCAGCAGCGGTCTGAGCAGGAGTTTCCTGTGCAGGAGCAGCCTGTTCTGCAGGAGCAGCAGCAGGTGCTTCCTGTGCGGGGGCCGGAGCGGCCTGTTCAGCGGGGGCGGCGGCAGGAGCTTCAGCAGCGGGTGCTGCAGCGGGGGCTTCGGCGGCAGGGGCTGCTTCCTGCGCAAATGCAGACACGGCAAAGAAGGAAGCGGCTGCAAGACCGAACAAAAGATTAGACGTCAAACGGTTTTTCATTTTTCTCTCCCTTGACGGATTTATTTTCTGTTTTTGTAACACTCCGTCAGGTTTTTTACAAATAGTGCTACAAAAACGCTTGGCTATCGCCTTCTGTGTGCTATTGTTGCAAAATGCGTGCCAAGATGTTTCAGTTTAGTTTCAGAAATTAGACTAATCTAATTCAAGACTTTTAATGAAGGGCCGGCAGGTTTTGGGCCTACCAGCCCTTAATAGTTCTTGATTCTAAAAGATTAGTCTTCGAATCTCTTTTCCTTATTGGCCTTCATGCCGAAGAGCTTGAGGAAGATTCCCGTACCCACAAGAGCCACGATAGCAGCGACAATCCACTTGGTATCGCCTCCAACGGGCACCTGGTAGAGGAGAACTGCCACAGCCCAGGCAAGAATCGTCTGAACCGTCGCCATGAGGACGGCGAGACCGAGGCCGATTTCGCGGGCAACCACGCCCATAGCGGCAAGGCACGGCACGTAAAGCAAGATAAAGATGAGGAACGCAAACACCTGCCAGTTAAAGCCATCCACCGGGTTACCGTTCTTATCCGGATTGTGGAAGTAAGAGCGGAGGTTCGCGTAGATGTCGGCTGTTTCGGAAAGGTCGCCTTCTTCGAGAGCGCCCATTTCGTCTTCGGAGAGTTCGAGGCCTGCGGCAGCGAGCTTTGCAAACACAGCTTCGCGGGTCTTTTCGTCCTCTTCTTCTTCGCCGAAGGTTTCGATGGCTGCATATTCTTCGCAGGTCAGCACCTTGGCGTCGGTAATCTTGTCCAGAGTTTCCTTCTTGAGTTCGGCGGCTTCCTGGCCTTCCAATTCGCCGGTAGTTCCGAGCGGGTCGGTGAGGGAGCCAAAGACTTCGGCGAGGTTAGCAGGAATCGAGCCGAGAGCTTCGAGCACAGCGCCCTTGATATCGGGAGCGCCACCTTCTTCCTCTTCTTCGGCCGGGCATTCGTCGATGCCTACGATAAGCGGTTTTTCTTCTGCAGCGGGTTCCGCGGGTGCGGCCTCTGCGTTTTCGGCAGAAGCTGCAGTTTCAGTCACTTCGGCAGGCTCAGTGACCTTATTTGTATCAACCACGGCGCTATCCGTTGCAGCAGAATCAGCAGCGGTCACTTCGGCAAGCTCAGTGACCTTGCTTGTATCGGCGGCTGCAACCTGTTCCGGGGCAGGAGCCTCGGCAGTCGGCGCTTCGGCAGGCTCAGCGACCTTTTCGGTTGGTGTTTCGGTCCCTGAGCTTGTCGAAGGGGTCGAACCATCAGCAGGAGCCTCGGCATTCTCCCCCGCCATAGAATACAGCGAGTTCATGGTACCGATAACGGCTTCCTTGGCCAACAGGCCCGTAAACAGCGACACGGATGCGGGCCAGTTTTCCTTTTCGACACCGAACGGTTCAAACACCGGCGTAATCGCCTTACCGATAACAGAGAGCAAGCTGTTTTCGGAGTCTCCGTTACCGGCTGTAAATTCAAAACCTGCCGGTTCATCGGCCGGAGCATTTTCGTCCGCAGCCTTCTCCACAATACCGAAGCTGTTGAGGAAGCCAAGTATTGCAACGGCAATGGTAATCACCTTACCGGCGCGCCAGATGTAGTCGCGCAGGCGCTGCCAGCAGTGAATCATCAGGGACTTGAACTTGGGCAAGTGATACGGCGGAAGTTCCATCACAAAGTTGCTGGCCTGGCCCTGGAAAAGCGATTTTTTCAGGAACAAACCGTAAGCGATAGCGAACAGCACACCGGCGAGGTAAAGCAGGAACACCACCGTGCCCGCCATCTTGCCGAAGAACGCAGCAGCAAACAGCGCATACACCGGGAGGCGTGCACCGCAGCTCATGAACGGCACCAGGAAAATGGTGAGGAAACGTTCACGCTTGGATTCCAGCACGCGGGAGCCCATAATGCCCGGCACGCCGCAGCCGAAGCCCACCATCATCGGCACGAAGGCACGACCCGGGAGCCCGAGGAAACGCATGAAGCGGTCAGCAACGAAAGCCGCGCGGGCCATGTAACCCGAGTCTTCCAAGAACGAAAGGCACAGGAACATAAAGAAGATGACCGGAATGAAGGTTGAAACCGTCTGGATACCGGCACCGATACCGTCAGCGAGAATTGCCGTGACAAACGACGGGCAACCGAGTACATCGCCCAGCACGTAGCCGAGGCCATCCACGAAAATCGCACCGAACAGCACGTCAAAGAAATCAATGAACGCAGAACCAATCGTCACCGCAATCCAGAACACCAAATACATGATGACAAGGAAAATCGGGAGAGCGGCCCAACGGTTCAAAAGTACGGCGTCAAGCTTGTCCGAGAAAGTTTTCTTGGCGCGCGCAGAAACAATCGCCTTGCCTGCCACCTCGTGCGAAATGGAATAGCGGTTTTCGGCCATCGCAAATTCCGGTTCTTCGCCCAGAATCTTCACGACATCGGCCTTGTCGAGCTTCACGCCCGCTTCGGCAAACTTATCTGCATAGCTCTTCTCGTTGCCCAAGTACATGAGCGAAACCCAGCGGGCATCCGTCGCCAAGAGTTCTGCAACCGGAGCCACCTTCGGTTCCAACACCTTCACGGCCTCTTCGACCTTGTCGCCGTAAACCACCGGCTTCGGGAGCGGCATCGGGCTTGCGAGCACATGGCCCATCTGGCTAATAAAGTTAGTGACGCTCTTTTCGCTCACCGCAGAAAGCGGAATGCACGGCACGCCGTAGAAATCAGAAAGTTCGTCGAGGTCAAGCTGGATTCCGCGATTCTCGGCAATGTCCATCATGTTGACGGCAATCACCATCGGAATCTTCATGTCGGCAAGCTGGCTCGTAAGGAACAGGTTGCGTTCCAGGTTCGTCGCATCGACGATGTTGATGATGAGGCTCGCTTCGCGGCTGAGCAAGTAGTCGACAGCAGCGCGTTCGTCTTCGGCATTTGCGAACAAGGCGTAAGTACCCGGAAGGTCCACCAGGCGAATCTGGCGGTCGCCCAGTTCAAAGTAACCTTCCTTCTTTTCGACCGTCACGCCGGGCCAGTTACCCACATGCTGGCGAGCACCCGTAAGCGCGTTAAAGAGAGCCGTCTTACCGCAGTTCGGGTTACCGGCAATTGCAATCGTCAAAAGTTTTCTGGCAGCCATTATACCCTCCTCAACTTGAGAACGTTGGCTTCTTCTTTGCGGAGCGAGAGTCTATAAGAAAGCACCGCCACCTCGATCGGGTCGCCGAGCGGGGCCGCCTGCAAGACTTCAATCTGCACGCCACGCACAAGGCCCATCGAAAGCAACTTGGACTTATAAGCAGAATCGCCCTCGTTATAGCCGACGATTTCCACCTTGTCGCCCTTCTTGAGTTCCGAGAACTTGGGCTCGGTACCCCATTTTTTCGTATGCGACTTGCCGCCGCACCCACAATTACAGCTCATATCATCCTCATATAAAAACGAGAAAACTCTTAAGCGGAGCCTTCCTGTTTACTTTGTGTTTTTGACAACCCTTAGCTTTTTTACCGAAGAAACTTTTGCCGAGGCAATCGCATTCGACGGTTTCACAAAATCTTCAATGTTACCGAGCGTTTCTGCAGAAAGGATATGTTCCATACTGCAAGCATCCTTGTCGGCAATCGCCTCGGACACGCCCAGCTTAATCAGGAATCCCTTCAGAAGAATATGACGGTTCAAAATCATGGCGGCAACGCGCTCTCCCTCTTCGGTGAGTTCTACACCGCTGTAGGGTTCCTGCCTAACAAGGCCCATCTTCTTGAGTTCAACCATGGCCTTTGCAACCGACGGCATTTTCACGCCGAGAGCCGCCGCAATATCCTTGACGCGGGCAAGCCCGTTCGCTAGGCGCAGCATGTGCACCATTTCCAAGTAGTCTTCTAAGCTTTGAGTCAGTTTTGTATGGTCCATTTCAACCAGCCTTGTTTAGACGCGGCTAATATAGTTTAATAAATCTAATTAGGCAAGGCTAAAAATATTACAATAGCCATACTTTTTT comes from Fibrobacter sp. UWP2 and encodes:
- a CDS encoding energy-coupling factor transporter transmembrane component T, whose protein sequence is MKLDPRTKLFLTIAGNSIILSAPVIYGAMIVVLPAVLLVLEKRWRFSLLFSFLYAISAFSFDYLKTMDVGLAGTLFVSTMMLVSHVMPISVIFYYVMTTTKVNEFMAGMSKMHIPNKVTIPLAVMIRFFPTVFDEARDIGNAMRMRGIRLFSLRTLKNPLAILEYRLIPLLVSLTKIGDELSVAATTRGLSPETRRSCIVKIGFHVQDVVVFVYCLAVIALLCGITPFSVILEEGP
- a CDS encoding MptD family putative ECF transporter S component, whose protein sequence is MSDVRTTGKKSSNTLIRDLVNVGIFSALYIVLGFMSSSIGYIPALIVFSTASIALVTSVPMFLFYSKIERPILCCMLFCGIFGGAMLVMGQSVIMFAISLAVGLLSGTILKIIGKNFAGLYMANIVMSLMSSSMMLPLWLYTEEYLEYIRGMCDEGYVAKLAELSNSIWPLVGIYTFGILGAVIGGLVARRIMKKHFERIGLAR
- the feoB gene encoding ferrous iron transport protein B, which codes for MAARKLLTIAIAGNPNCGKTALFNALTGARQHVGNWPGVTVEKKEGYFELGDRQIRLVDLPGTYALFANAEDERAAVDYLLSREASLIINIVDATNLERNLFLTSQLADMKIPMVIAVNMMDIAENRGIQLDLDELSDFYGVPCIPLSAVSEKSVTNFISQMGHVLASPMPLPKPVVYGDKVEEAVKVLEPKVAPVAELLATDARWVSLMYLGNEKSYADKFAEAGVKLDKADVVKILGEEPEFAMAENRYSISHEVAGKAIVSARAKKTFSDKLDAVLLNRWAALPIFLVIMYLVFWIAVTIGSAFIDFFDVLFGAIFVDGLGYVLGDVLGCPSFVTAILADGIGAGIQTVSTFIPVIFFMFLCLSFLEDSGYMARAAFVADRFMRFLGLPGRAFVPMMVGFGCGVPGIMGSRVLESKRERFLTIFLVPFMSCGARLPVYALFAAAFFGKMAGTVVFLLYLAGVLFAIAYGLFLKKSLFQGQASNFVMELPPYHLPKFKSLMIHCWQRLRDYIWRAGKVITIAVAILGFLNSFGIVEKAADENAPADEPAGFEFTAGNGDSENSLLSVIGKAITPVFEPFGVEKENWPASVSLFTGLLAKEAVIGTMNSLYSMAGENAEAPADGSTPSTSSGTETPTEKVAEPAEAPTAEAPAPEQVAAADTSKVTELAEVTAADSAATDSAVVDTNKVTEPAEVTETAASAENAEAAPAEPAAEEKPLIVGIDECPAEEEEEGGAPDIKGAVLEALGSIPANLAEVFGSLTDPLGTTGELEGQEAAELKKETLDKITDAKVLTCEEYAAIETFGEEEEDEKTREAVFAKLAAAGLELSEDEMGALEEGDLSETADIYANLRSYFHNPDKNGNPVDGFNWQVFAFLIFILLYVPCLAAMGVVAREIGLGLAVLMATVQTILAWAVAVLLYQVPVGGDTKWIVAAIVALVGTGIFLKLFGMKANKEKRFED
- a CDS encoding FeoA family protein, with protein sequence MSCNCGCGGKSHTKKWGTEPKFSELKKGDKVEIVGYNEGDSAYKSKLLSMGLVRGVQIEVLQAAPLGDPIEVAVLSYRLSLRKEEANVLKLRRV
- a CDS encoding metal-dependent transcriptional regulator, encoding MDHTKLTQSLEDYLEMVHMLRLANGLARVKDIAAALGVKMPSVAKAMVELKKMGLVRQEPYSGVELTEEGERVAAMILNRHILLKGFLIKLGVSEAIADKDACSMEHILSAETLGNIEDFVKPSNAIASAKVSSVKKLRVVKNTK